The following coding sequences are from one Streptococcus mitis window:
- the recX gene encoding recombination regulator RecX, producing MKITKLEKKKRLYLMELDNGDKCYITEDTIVRFMLSRDKVISEEELKEIQDFAQFSYGKNLALYHLSFKARTEKEVREYLKKYDIDEDIVSQVIANLKEENWINDGQYAYATINANQLSGDKGPYVLTQKLAQRGISKSTIEETLKEFDFSEVAQRIANKLLKKYEGKLPARALQDKIIQNLTNKGFSYSDAKSAFDELDSQVDEETTQELIFKELDKQYAKYAQKYEGYELKQRLTQVLARKGYDFSDIASALREYL from the coding sequence ATGAAAATCACAAAACTTGAAAAGAAAAAAAGACTCTATCTGATGGAGCTTGATAATGGCGACAAATGCTACATTACTGAAGATACTATTGTTCGTTTTATGTTATCACGAGATAAGGTGATAAGCGAAGAAGAATTGAAAGAGATTCAGGACTTTGCCCAATTTTCTTACGGTAAGAATCTAGCCCTCTACCACCTATCCTTTAAAGCTCGCACTGAAAAAGAAGTCAGAGAATATCTGAAAAAATATGATATTGATGAAGACATAGTTTCTCAAGTAATTGCTAATCTTAAAGAGGAGAATTGGATTAATGATGGCCAGTACGCTTATGCTACCATCAATGCCAATCAACTTTCAGGAGACAAGGGACCTTATGTACTGACTCAGAAACTAGCACAAAGGGGGATTTCAAAATCTACTATAGAGGAGACCTTGAAAGAATTTGATTTTTCCGAAGTTGCTCAACGTATAGCTAATAAACTATTGAAAAAATATGAAGGAAAACTTCCAGCTCGTGCCTTGCAAGATAAGATTATCCAGAATCTGACCAATAAGGGTTTCTCATACTCTGATGCTAAAAGTGCCTTTGACGAATTGGATAGCCAAGTAGACGAAGAAACGACTCAGGAACTTATCTTCAAGGAACTTGACAAGCAATATGCCAAGTATGCTCAAAAGTATGAAGGATACGAACTTAAACAGCGTTTAACTCAAGTTTTAGCACGAAAAGGCTACGATTTTTCGGATATAGCAAGCGCTCTCAGAGAATATCTTTAA
- a CDS encoding DUF402 domain-containing protein, with product MKLPKEGDFITIQSYKHDGSLHRTWRDTMVLKTTENAIIGVNDHTLVTESDGRRWVTREPAIVYFHKKYWFNIIAMIRDNGISYYCNMASPYYLDEEALKYIDYDLDVKIFTDGEKRLLDVEEYERHKRKMNYSDDLDYILKEHVKILVDWINNGRGPFSEAYVNIWYKRYVELKNR from the coding sequence ATGAAGCTTCCAAAAGAAGGCGACTTTATTACAATTCAAAGTTATAAGCATGATGGCAGTCTCCACCGAACTTGGCGGGACACCATGGTACTAAAAACAACAGAAAACGCCATTATTGGTGTCAACGATCATACACTTGTTACCGAAAGTGATGGTCGTCGTTGGGTTACTCGAGAACCGGCTATTGTTTACTTTCACAAGAAATATTGGTTTAATATCATTGCCATGATTCGTGATAATGGAATTTCCTACTATTGCAATATGGCTAGCCCCTACTATCTGGATGAAGAAGCGCTGAAGTATATTGATTACGATTTGGATGTTAAAATTTTTACAGATGGGGAAAAACGTCTCTTGGACGTTGAGGAATATGAGCGTCATAAACGCAAAATGAATTATTCTGATGATTTGGACTATATTTTAAAAGAACATGTCAAAATTCTTGTTGATTGGATTAACAATGGACGTGGTCCTTTCTCAGAAGCCTATGTAAACATTTGGTACAAGCGCTATGTAGAACTAAAGAATCGGTAA
- a CDS encoding epoxyqueuosine reductase QueH: MIDVEEILSKMNPNQKINYDRVMQKMVQVWEKNEQRPTILMHVCCAPCSTYTLEYLTKYADVTIYFANSNIHPKAEYHKRAYVTQKFVSDFNERTGNTVQYLEAPYEPNEYRKLVRGLEEEPEGGDRCKVCFDYRLDKTAQVAMDLGFDYFGSALTISPHKNSQTINSIGIDVQKIYTTHYLPSDFKKNQGYKRSVEMCEEYDIYRQCYCGCVYAAQAQNIDLVQVKKDATAFLLDKDVEKDYSHIKFTVTKLDI, encoded by the coding sequence ATGATCGATGTAGAAGAAATTCTGAGCAAGATGAACCCCAATCAGAAGATTAATTATGACCGTGTCATGCAGAAGATGGTACAAGTATGGGAGAAAAATGAGCAACGTCCAACCATTCTCATGCATGTTTGCTGTGCCCCTTGCAGTACCTATACTCTAGAATATTTAACAAAGTATGCTGATGTGACAATCTATTTTGCCAATTCTAATATCCATCCCAAGGCAGAATACCACAAGCGGGCTTACGTCACCCAAAAATTTGTCAGTGATTTCAATGAGCGAACAGGAAATACGGTTCAGTACCTAGAAGCTCCCTACGAACCAAATGAATACCGTAAGTTAGTCAGAGGACTGGAAGAAGAGCCAGAAGGTGGCGACCGTTGTAAGGTTTGCTTTGACTACCGCCTGGATAAGACAGCGCAAGTGGCTATGGATCTGGGCTTTGATTATTTTGGCTCAGCCTTGACCATTAGTCCTCATAAGAATTCTCAAACCATTAACAGCATCGGAATCGATGTGCAAAAAATTTATACAACCCACTATCTTCCAAGTGATTTCAAGAAAAATCAGGGCTACAAACGTTCAGTGGAGATGTGTGAAGAGTATGATATATATCGTCAATGTTATTGTGGATGCGTCTATGCAGCCCAAGCTCAGAATATTGACCTGGTTCAGGTTAAGAAAGATGCTACAGCTTTCTTGCTGGATAAGGATGTTGAAAAAGACTATTCCCACATTAAATTTACTGTTACGAAATTAGATATATAG
- the groL gene encoding chaperonin GroEL (60 kDa chaperone family; promotes refolding of misfolded polypeptides especially under stressful conditions; forms two stacked rings of heptamers to form a barrel-shaped 14mer; ends can be capped by GroES; misfolded proteins enter the barrel where they are refolded when GroES binds), producing the protein MSKEIKFSSDARSAMVRGVDILADTVKVTLGPKGRNVVLEKSFGSPLITNDGVTIAKEIELEDHFENMGAKLVSEVASKTNDIAGDGTTTATVLTQAIVREGIKNVTAGANPIGIRRGIETAVAAAVEALKNNAIPVANKEAIAQVAAVSSRSEKVGEYISEAMEKVGKDGVITIEESRGMETELEVVEGMQFDRGYLSQYMVTDSEKMVADLENPYILITDKKISNIQEILPLLESILQSNRPLLIIADDVDGEALPTLVLNKIRGTFNVVAVKAPGFGDRRKAMLEDIAILTGGTVITEDLGLELKDATIEALGQAARVTVDKDSTVIVEGAGNPEAISHRVAVIKSQIETTTSEFDREKLQERLAKLSGGVAVIKVGAATETELKEMKLRIEDALNATRAAVEEGIVAGGGTALVNVIPAVADLELAGDEATGRNIVLRALEEPVRQIAHNAGFEGSIVIDRLKNAELGTGFNAATGEWVNMIDQGIIDPVKVSRSALQNAASVASLILTTEAVVANKPEPAAPAPAIDPSMMGGMM; encoded by the coding sequence ATGTCAAAAGAAATTAAATTTTCATCAGATGCCCGTTCAGCTATGGTCCGTGGTGTCGATATCCTTGCAGACACTGTTAAAGTAACCTTGGGACCAAAAGGTCGTAACGTTGTGTTGGAAAAATCATTTGGCTCACCCTTGATTACCAATGACGGTGTGACCATTGCCAAAGAAATCGAATTGGAAGACCATTTTGAAAATATGGGTGCCAAATTGGTATCAGAAGTAGCTTCAAAAACCAATGATATCGCTGGTGACGGAACAACAACTGCAACTGTATTGACCCAAGCAATTGTCCGTGAAGGAATCAAAAACGTCACAGCAGGTGCAAATCCAATCGGAATTCGTCGTGGGATTGAAACAGCAGTTGCTGCAGCAGTTGAAGCCTTGAAAAACAACGCCATTCCTGTTGCCAACAAAGAAGCTATCGCTCAGGTTGCAGCCGTATCTTCTCGTTCCGAAAAAGTAGGTGAATACATCTCTGAAGCCATGGAAAAAGTTGGCAAAGACGGAGTCATCACTATAGAAGAGTCACGTGGTATGGAAACAGAACTTGAAGTTGTAGAAGGTATGCAGTTTGACCGTGGTTACCTTTCACAGTACATGGTGACAGATAGCGAAAAAATGGTGGCTGACCTTGAAAATCCATATATTTTAATTACTGATAAGAAGATTTCAAATATCCAAGAAATCTTGCCACTTCTAGAAAGCATTCTCCAAAGCAATCGTCCACTCTTGATTATTGCGGATGATGTAGATGGTGAGGCTCTTCCAACTCTTGTTTTGAACAAGATTCGTGGAACCTTCAACGTGGTAGCCGTTAAGGCACCTGGTTTTGGTGACCGTCGCAAAGCCATGCTTGAAGATATCGCCATTTTGACAGGCGGAACAGTTATCACAGAAGACCTTGGTCTTGAGTTGAAAGATGCGACAATTGAAGCTCTTGGTCAAGCAGCTAGAGTAACTGTGGACAAAGATAGCACTGTTATCGTAGAAGGTGCTGGAAATCCTGAAGCGATTTCTCACCGTGTTGCGGTTATCAAGTCTCAAATCGAAACCACAACTTCTGAATTTGACCGTGAAAAATTGCAAGAACGCTTGGCAAAATTGTCAGGTGGTGTAGCGGTTATTAAGGTCGGAGCTGCAACTGAAACTGAGTTGAAAGAAATGAAACTCCGCATTGAAGATGCCCTCAACGCTACTCGTGCAGCTGTTGAAGAAGGTATCGTTGCAGGTGGTGGAACAGCCCTTGTCAATGTTATTCCAGCCGTGGCTGATTTGGAGTTGGCAGGAGATGAAGCGACAGGCCGTAATATTGTTCTCCGTGCTTTGGAAGAACCTGTTCGTCAGATTGCGCACAATGCAGGATTTGAAGGATCTATCGTTATCGATCGTTTGAAAAATGCCGAGCTTGGTACAGGTTTCAACGCAGCAACTGGTGAATGGGTCAACATGATTGATCAAGGGATTATCGACCCAGTTAAAGTGAGTCGTTCAGCTCTACAAAATGCAGCATCTGTAGCCAGCTTAATTTTGACTACGGAAGCAGTCGTAGCTAATAAACCAGAACCAGCAGCTCCGGCTCCAGCAATCGATCCAAGCATGATGGGCGGCATGATGTAA
- the groES gene encoding co-chaperone GroES — translation MLKPLGDRVVLKIEEKEQTVGGFVLAKSAQEETKTATVVATGQGVRTLNGDLVAPSVKAGDRVLVEAHAGLDVKDGDEKYIIVGEANILAIIEE, via the coding sequence ATGTTGAAACCATTAGGAGACCGTGTGGTCTTGAAAATTGAAGAAAAAGAACAAACTGTTGGAGGCTTTGTCCTCGCAAAATCAGCCCAAGAAGAAACGAAAACAGCTACAGTAGTGGCTACTGGACAAGGTGTTCGTACCTTGAACGGTGACTTGGTTGCTCCAAGTGTTAAAGCTGGAGACCGTGTCTTAGTTGAAGCTCACGCAGGTCTTGATGTCAAAGATGGCGATGAAAAGTACATCATCGTAGGCGAAGCTAACATCTTGGCTATCATTGAAGAATAG
- a CDS encoding single-stranded DNA-binding protein yields MYNKVILIGRLTSTPELHKTNNDKSVARATIAVNRRYKDQNGEREVDFVNMVLWGRLAESLASYATKGSLISVDGELRTRRFEKNGQMNYVTEVLVTGFQLLESRAQRAMRENNAGQDLADLVLEEEELPF; encoded by the coding sequence ATGTATAATAAAGTTATCTTAATCGGACGCTTGACGTCTACACCAGAATTGCACAAAACCAACAATGACAAGTCAGTAGCGCGAGCAACTATCGCTGTAAATCGTCGTTACAAAGACCAAAATGGGGAGCGCGAAGTTGATTTTGTTAATATGGTCCTATGGGGCAGACTAGCAGAAAGCTTGGCAAGCTACGCAACCAAAGGTAGTCTTATTTCAGTGGATGGAGAATTACGTACCCGTCGTTTTGAGAAAAATGGTCAGATGAACTACGTGACCGAAGTACTTGTTACTGGATTCCAACTCTTGGAAAGTCGTGCTCAACGTGCCATGCGTGAAAATAATGCAGGACAAGATTTGGCGGATTTGGTTTTGGAAGAGGAAGAATTGCCATTTTAA
- a CDS encoding SDR family NAD(P)-dependent oxidoreductase, translated as MAKNVVITGATSGIGEAIARAYLEQGENVVLTGRRIDRLEILKSEFAETFPNQTVWTFPLDVTDMTVVKTVCSDILETIGQIDILVNNAGLALGLAPYQDYEELDMLTMLDTNVKGLMAVTRCFLPTMVKANQGHIINMGSTAGIYAYAGAAVYSATKAAVKTFSDGLRIDTIATDIKVTTIQPGIVETDFSTVRFHGDKERAASVYQGIEALQAQDIADTVVYVTSQPRRVQITDMTIMANQQATGFMVHKN; from the coding sequence ATGGCAAAAAATGTAGTGATTACAGGAGCGACATCAGGTATTGGTGAAGCAATTGCGCGTGCTTATCTGGAGCAGGGTGAGAATGTCGTTCTAACAGGTCGACGGATAGACCGATTAGAAATCCTTAAGTCGGAGTTTGCAGAAACTTTTCCAAATCAAACCGTCTGGACCTTTCCACTAGATGTCACGGATATGACTGTGGTAAAGACTGTCTGCTCTGATATTCTAGAAACGATAGGTCAGATTGATATTCTGGTCAACAATGCCGGACTGGCTCTAGGTTTAGCACCTTATCAAGACTATGAAGAGTTGGATATGTTAACTATGTTGGATACCAATGTCAAAGGTTTGATGGCAGTCACTCGCTGTTTCTTGCCAACAATGGTAAAAGCCAATCAAGGACATATCATCAACATGGGGTCAACCGCAGGAATCTACGCCTATGCAGGTGCAGCAGTTTATTCAGCTACCAAGGCAGCAGTTAAGACCTTTTCAGATGGACTGCGAATTGATACCATCGCAACGGATATCAAGGTGACAACCATTCAGCCTGGAATTGTCGAAACAGATTTTTCTACAGTGCGTTTTCACGGTGATAAAGAGCGGGCTGCGTCCGTTTACCAAGGAATCGAAGCCTTGCAAGCTCAGGATATTGCAGATACAGTGGTCTATGTGACTAGTCAACCTCGTCGTGTGCAAATTACAGATATGACCATTATGGCTAATCAACAGGCGACAGGTTTCATGGTTCATAAAAACTAA
- the ytpR gene encoding YtpR family tRNA-binding protein: protein MIFTYNKEHVGDVLMVIVKNSGDAKLDVERKGKVARVFLKDNGETVAWNIFEVSSLFEIAERGQVFLSDTQVVRLNQELQTEGFAEEIVNDKEPKFVVGEIVEMVAHPDSDHLNICQVAVASDKTVQIVAGAPNARVGLKTIVALPGAMMPKGNLIFPGELRGEKSFGMMCSPRELHLPNAPQKRGVIELSEDQVVGTPFDPAKHWTA from the coding sequence ATGATTTTTACATATAATAAAGAACATGTCGGTGATGTCCTTATGGTCATCGTGAAAAATAGCGGAGATGCCAAACTAGATGTGGAGCGCAAAGGCAAGGTAGCTCGTGTTTTCCTCAAAGATAATGGGGAAACAGTGGCTTGGAATATTTTCGAAGTTTCAAGTTTATTTGAAATTGCAGAGCGCGGTCAAGTCTTTTTATCAGATACACAAGTAGTTCGTTTGAACCAAGAATTACAAACGGAAGGTTTTGCAGAAGAAATTGTCAATGACAAGGAACCTAAGTTTGTTGTTGGTGAGATTGTCGAGATGGTAGCTCATCCAGATAGTGACCACCTTAACATCTGCCAAGTTGCAGTTGCAAGTGACAAGACAGTGCAAATTGTTGCAGGAGCTCCCAATGCGCGTGTCGGTTTGAAAACCATTGTAGCTCTTCCTGGAGCCATGATGCCAAAAGGCAATCTCATTTTCCCAGGCGAACTTCGTGGTGAAAAGAGTTTTGGTATGATGTGTAGCCCTCGTGAATTGCATCTGCCAAATGCTCCGCAAAAACGTGGTGTTATCGAATTATCAGAAGACCAAGTTGTCGGAACACCATTTGATCCAGCTAAACACTGGACTGCCTAG
- a CDS encoding thioredoxin family protein → MIQPASLEELASLVEKDGKKVFLFVADWCGDCRYIYPALPEIEETNPEFNFIRVDRDQYMDLAKLWDVYGIPSLVVLEKDKEIGRFVNRDRKSKQQINDFLAGLK, encoded by the coding sequence ATGATACAACCAGCAAGTTTAGAAGAATTGGCATCTTTAGTAGAAAAAGATGGCAAGAAGGTTTTCCTTTTTGTGGCGGACTGGTGTGGCGATTGCCGTTATATCTATCCTGCCTTACCAGAAATTGAGGAGACCAATCCAGAGTTCAACTTTATTCGAGTGGATCGAGATCAGTATATGGATCTAGCCAAACTCTGGGATGTTTATGGAATCCCTAGCCTTGTAGTTCTAGAAAAAGACAAGGAAATCGGTCGTTTTGTTAATCGCGACCGTAAAAGCAAGCAACAAATTAACGACTTTTTAGCAGGACTGAAATAG
- a CDS encoding DUF4651 domain-containing protein, with protein sequence MNGMKAKKMWMASLALLGIGSLALATKKVADDRKLMKTQEELTAIVRDHFSDMGEIATLYVQVYESSLESLVGGVIFEDGRHYTFVYENEDLVYEEEVL encoded by the coding sequence ATGAATGGTATGAAAGCTAAAAAAATGTGGATGGCAAGTCTGGCTCTGCTTGGTATTGGGAGCCTTGCCCTTGCTACGAAAAAAGTTGCAGATGACCGTAAACTCATGAAGACTCAGGAAGAGTTGACAGCGATTGTGCGAGACCATTTTTCAGACATGGGGGAAATTGCGACCCTCTATGTTCAAGTTTATGAAAGCAGTCTGGAGAGCTTGGTTGGTGGCGTCATTTTTGAGGATGGCCGTCATTATACCTTTGTCTATGAAAATGAAGACCTAGTCTATGAGGAGGAAGTCTTATGA
- a CDS encoding N-acetylmuramoyl-L-alanine amidase family protein, giving the protein MKKITLFGLSLAGLALLVFPHSGQAFELKEEWVVKCGVQYQDGKILRFNNGHEVDIKVLDLPKTEKIEWTVSLDGQDQTVNFLGQEKDKSMMGVEGRYLNFYVPYGYRGDIKVEAKSGNEVKTWSTKVVDDIHNDSGKRGYYRIEESNDQYTYLDAKWDYQTKTYTATLPETVNGQKVYAWADYDNGELKLEKQKSISRKYDGGSFKELYPIVKAESWLKSNQNWYYQKQGQLVQKDWVKDKGTWYFMNDKGVMFNQTWLYQGSNWYAFKSSGAMIASDWLYDQGKWYYLSNSGAMKASTWVYDKGEWYYVSSSGAMIANDWVKDNGKWYYLASSGKMLRNTYTPDGYYVGNSGAWQ; this is encoded by the coding sequence ATGAAAAAAATCACATTATTTGGTTTGTCTCTAGCTGGTCTAGCTTTACTGGTTTTTCCACATTCAGGGCAGGCATTTGAGCTTAAAGAAGAATGGGTTGTTAAGTGTGGAGTGCAGTATCAAGATGGCAAGATTCTTCGGTTTAACAATGGTCATGAAGTGGATATCAAAGTCTTGGATTTGCCAAAAACCGAGAAAATCGAGTGGACGGTTAGTCTCGATGGTCAAGATCAAACTGTCAATTTCCTAGGTCAAGAAAAGGACAAGTCTATGATGGGCGTAGAGGGGCGTTACCTGAATTTCTATGTTCCATATGGCTATAGAGGAGATATCAAGGTAGAAGCCAAGAGCGGAAATGAAGTAAAGACCTGGTCAACGAAAGTTGTGGATGATATTCATAATGATAGTGGAAAGAGAGGTTACTATCGTATTGAAGAATCAAATGATCAATACACTTACCTCGATGCTAAATGGGATTATCAAACCAAGACTTACACTGCTACCTTACCAGAGACTGTCAATGGTCAAAAAGTCTATGCTTGGGCAGACTATGACAATGGTGAGTTGAAGCTTGAAAAACAAAAGTCTATCAGTCGTAAATATGATGGAGGATCTTTCAAAGAACTTTATCCGATTGTAAAAGCAGAAAGCTGGCTAAAATCAAACCAAAACTGGTACTATCAAAAACAAGGCCAATTAGTGCAGAAAGATTGGGTTAAGGACAAGGGAACTTGGTACTTTATGAATGATAAAGGAGTCATGTTCAATCAAACTTGGCTTTATCAAGGTAGCAACTGGTATGCCTTTAAATCATCAGGAGCCATGATTGCGAGTGACTGGCTTTACGATCAAGGCAAGTGGTACTATTTATCAAATTCAGGAGCCATGAAAGCAAGCACTTGGGTTTATGACAAGGGAGAATGGTATTATGTAAGTTCTTCTGGTGCCATGATTGCGAATGATTGGGTCAAAGACAATGGTAAGTGGTATTATCTGGCTTCATCAGGTAAGATGCTTCGCAATACCTACACCCCTGATGGTTATTACGTTGGTAACTCAGGCGCCTGGCAATAA